A genomic region of Desulfosarcina ovata subsp. ovata contains the following coding sequences:
- a CDS encoding transposase family protein produces the protein MKKTSRRPSREQIKAQIKQRKHAQKKLRQDEKAKGFKAPSHATISNGKCKYESIEQEYTARNEAVAEKIGIFRAKMPVLLKQLSKIEDPRNPKKIKHNLSTLMIYGILMFVFQMSSSREANREMSRPLFWQNLQFFFPELESLPHHDTLKRLLAVIDVNQIEQLHLELIRQLIRKKKFRRYLIDECYPIAIDGTGKFKRDWIWAEECLQRTVTQADGEHLQYHVYILEANLAFRDGMTIPLMSEMLSYTEGDTANDKQDCELKAFYRLAQRLKSAFPALKIMVLIDGLYAKGPVVEVCRKNKWQFMIVLKDKSLPSVMSEFEALAALEIKNRFRQGWGNRKQVFKWVNSIDYRFGPNDKKSQILHVVECQERWQQVNPQTGQLEDKSSRHVWLSSKPLNRFNLHERCNLGARARWGIETGILVEKHHGYRYEHCFSYNWNVMKGYHYLMRLGHMFNVLARYSERLAKVVKDTGVRGLIHFIRETIANPWLDYEWLEIRLAAPFQLRLV, from the coding sequence ATGAAAAAAACCAGCCGCAGACCCAGTCGTGAGCAGATCAAAGCCCAAATCAAACAGCGCAAACATGCACAGAAAAAATTGCGTCAGGATGAAAAGGCCAAGGGCTTTAAGGCGCCATCACATGCCACGATTTCAAACGGCAAGTGTAAATACGAAAGCATTGAGCAGGAGTACACTGCCCGCAATGAGGCGGTTGCCGAGAAAATAGGGATCTTTCGGGCCAAGATGCCTGTGCTGCTTAAGCAACTGTCCAAAATCGAGGACCCGAGAAATCCTAAAAAGATCAAGCACAATCTGTCGACCCTGATGATCTATGGGATACTGATGTTTGTTTTTCAGATGAGCTCTAGTCGCGAGGCCAACCGGGAGATGTCCCGGCCGCTGTTTTGGCAGAATCTGCAGTTTTTCTTCCCAGAGCTTGAAAGTTTGCCCCATCATGACACGCTCAAACGGTTACTGGCGGTGATCGACGTCAATCAAATCGAACAGTTGCATCTTGAGTTGATCCGGCAATTGATCCGGAAAAAGAAATTTCGGCGCTATTTGATTGACGAGTGCTATCCGATCGCGATCGATGGCACCGGCAAATTTAAGCGTGACTGGATTTGGGCCGAGGAGTGTTTGCAGCGCACCGTTACGCAAGCGGATGGGGAGCACCTTCAATACCATGTCTATATTTTAGAGGCCAATCTGGCGTTTCGCGATGGCATGACTATTCCGTTGATGAGTGAAATGTTAAGCTACACCGAAGGCGACACCGCCAATGATAAACAGGACTGCGAGCTTAAAGCCTTTTACCGATTGGCCCAACGCCTGAAGTCGGCCTTTCCGGCGCTGAAAATCATGGTGTTAATCGATGGGCTTTACGCCAAGGGTCCCGTGGTAGAGGTTTGCCGCAAAAATAAATGGCAGTTCATGATCGTCCTGAAAGACAAATCCCTTCCCAGCGTGATGAGTGAATTTGAAGCGCTTGCGGCACTTGAGATAAAAAATCGTTTCCGCCAGGGATGGGGCAACAGAAAACAGGTGTTCAAATGGGTAAACAGTATCGACTATCGGTTTGGTCCGAACGATAAAAAAAGCCAAATCCTGCACGTCGTCGAATGCCAAGAGCGCTGGCAACAGGTTAACCCGCAAACCGGGCAATTGGAGGACAAAAGCAGCCGACACGTGTGGCTGTCCAGCAAACCGTTGAACCGGTTTAATCTTCACGAACGGTGCAATCTGGGCGCACGCGCGCGCTGGGGCATCGAAACCGGTATCCTGGTTGAAAAACATCATGGATATCGCTATGAGCACTGCTTTTCGTATAACTGGAATGTCATGAAGGGATATCACTATTTAATGCGTCTGGGCCATATGTTCAACGTTTTGGCTCGCTATTCGGAACGGCTGGCCAAGGTCGTCAAAGATACCGGCGTGCGAGGCCTTATTCACTTTATTCGCGAGACCATAGCCAACCCCTGGTTGGATTATGAATGGCTGGAAATTCGTCTGGCCGCCCCTTTTCAGCTTCGGTTGGTGTAG
- a CDS encoding Druantia anti-phage system protein DruA yields the protein MIVQCGRQIESEELAQIRETVETFWRLSQWELAQTVCEHLGWHTASGGNKVDACLKLLKRLEAQGRIRLPAKRDSGRKSGKQPIASHRIQPQEPVVGKLSDIGPIRLRVVQGKADKALFNEYLSRYHYLGDKKPFGCYLRYFVEGAGTLLGCMLFSGAAKALIKRDQWIGWSTNERLRNLGFVVNNGRYLIFPWVKVRYLASCALGKAIRELGRHWQERWGYRPVLLETFVDPHYFDGTCYRAANFRYLGMTRGMGLIRQGQSYATSPKKIFVYPLADNFRQVLCSGEG from the coding sequence TTGATAGTCCAGTGTGGACGGCAGATTGAGAGTGAGGAGCTTGCGCAAATTCGCGAAACCGTTGAGACATTTTGGCGGTTGAGTCAGTGGGAGTTGGCCCAAACGGTATGTGAGCATTTGGGCTGGCACACCGCTTCCGGCGGCAATAAAGTGGACGCCTGCCTGAAGTTGCTCAAGCGTTTGGAAGCGCAAGGGCGCATACGATTGCCCGCTAAACGCGATAGCGGCCGCAAAAGCGGCAAGCAGCCGATAGCATCCCATCGGATCCAGCCTCAAGAGCCAGTCGTGGGCAAGCTTTCGGATATCGGGCCGATCCGGCTCAGGGTCGTACAAGGCAAAGCAGATAAGGCGCTTTTTAATGAATACCTGAGCCGTTACCACTACTTGGGGGACAAGAAGCCATTTGGATGTTATTTGCGCTATTTTGTCGAAGGCGCAGGCACGCTATTGGGGTGTATGCTGTTTTCAGGAGCGGCCAAAGCGCTAATCAAGAGAGATCAATGGATCGGCTGGAGCACCAACGAGCGACTGCGGAACCTGGGATTTGTTGTCAACAATGGGCGGTATTTGATTTTTCCGTGGGTAAAGGTCAGGTACTTGGCAAGCTGCGCATTGGGCAAGGCGATCAGGGAGTTGGGGCGGCACTGGCAGGAGCGCTGGGGCTATCGGCCGGTTTTGCTGGAAACCTTTGTCGATCCGCACTATTTCGATGGGACGTGCTACCGGGCGGCCAATTTTAGGTATCTTGGCATGACCCGCGGAATGGGGCTTATTCGACAGGGTCAAAGCTACGCCACCAGTCCGAAAAAGATCTTTGTTTATCCGCTGGCGGATAATTTTCGGCAAGTGTTATGTTCAGGGGAGGGCTGA
- a CDS encoding murein transglycosylase A, with product MLAAGCALLQPPVPPSGPAVVRLAAADYPVFSDDLFLDNLVYGIGKSLEYLHRLPAERTFRFGDDRYMLHHLVRSLVVLREFAATRPGPAALNRFIAEHYRVYRSVGGPESGKVLFTGYYEPHLKGSLTPDRRYLYPVYALPADLMVIDLSPFGESFKTKRIVGRLAGKTVVPYPDRQAIEADREFSRNARPIAWVDDRIDLFFLQIQGSGRIYLTNGDVIRVHYHGTNGRPYHSIGRLLIDQGKIPASEMSMQRIKAYLTAHPAEVDAILNHNPSYVFFKTETSGPLGAIGVNLTPGRSVAVDRRVFPMAAPAYLKTRVPLIDGNGRIDRWMDFSAFALNQDTGGAIRGPGRVDIFWGDGPYAQIAAGHMQERGEFFLLVLDPDRP from the coding sequence TTGCTGGCAGCGGGCTGTGCGCTTCTGCAACCGCCGGTCCCGCCGTCCGGTCCGGCGGTGGTGCGCCTGGCGGCAGCGGATTATCCGGTTTTCTCCGACGACCTGTTTCTGGACAACCTCGTCTACGGCATCGGCAAAAGCCTTGAATATCTGCACCGCCTGCCCGCCGAGCGCACCTTCCGTTTCGGTGACGACCGTTACATGCTCCACCACCTGGTCCGATCGCTGGTGGTCCTGCGGGAATTTGCCGCCACCCGTCCCGGTCCGGCGGCCCTGAACCGCTTTATCGCCGAGCATTACCGAGTTTACCGTTCCGTCGGGGGACCCGAAAGCGGAAAGGTCCTTTTCACCGGTTATTATGAACCCCATCTCAAGGGCAGCCTGACGCCGGACCGCCGCTACCTTTATCCGGTGTATGCCCTGCCCGCCGACCTGATGGTCATCGATCTTTCGCCCTTTGGCGAAAGCTTTAAAACAAAACGCATTGTCGGTCGTCTGGCCGGCAAGACCGTGGTGCCCTACCCCGACCGACAGGCCATCGAGGCCGATCGCGAATTTTCCCGCAACGCCCGTCCGATCGCCTGGGTGGATGACCGTATCGACCTTTTTTTTCTGCAGATCCAGGGGTCCGGCAGAATCTACCTGACCAACGGGGATGTCATCCGCGTCCATTACCACGGCACCAACGGCCGCCCCTACCACAGCATCGGCCGCCTGCTCATCGATCAGGGTAAGATTCCGGCGTCGGAAATGTCCATGCAGCGGATCAAGGCGTACCTGACGGCACATCCCGCCGAGGTGGACGCCATTTTGAACCACAACCCCAGCTATGTGTTTTTTAAAACCGAAACGTCGGGTCCCCTCGGTGCCATCGGTGTAAACCTGACGCCGGGACGATCCGTGGCCGTGGATCGCCGGGTGTTTCCCATGGCGGCGCCGGCCTACCTGAAAACCCGGGTTCCGCTGATTGACGGCAACGGCCGTATCGACCGCTGGATGGATTTTTCCGCCTTTGCGCTGAACCAGGACACCGGTGGTGCCATTCGGGGGCCGGGACGGGTGGATATTTTCTGGGGTGATGGGCCGTACGCACAGATTGCCGCCGGTCATATGCAGGAACGCGGAGAATTCTTCCTGCTGGTTCTGGATCCTGACAGGCCCTGA
- the moaC gene encoding cyclic pyranopterin monophosphate synthase MoaC, translated as MSDLTHIDDQGRVRMVDVTEKKPTSRTALAQAVVHMSAETFQRIADGTVSKGNVIETARIAGVMAAKKTADLIPMCHPLNLTHVQVDFFPIAAENAFRIEGTARIVDQTGVEMEALTAVSVAALTLYDMCKAIDKAMTITDICLLKKSGGKSGTFIRHPSSP; from the coding sequence ATGTCCGATTTGACCCATATCGATGATCAAGGTCGCGTGCGCATGGTGGACGTGACCGAGAAAAAACCCACCAGCCGGACGGCCCTGGCCCAGGCCGTGGTCCACATGTCGGCGGAGACCTTTCAGCGGATTGCCGACGGTACCGTCTCCAAGGGCAACGTGATCGAAACGGCGCGCATTGCCGGCGTCATGGCGGCCAAGAAAACCGCCGATCTGATCCCCATGTGCCATCCCCTGAACCTGACCCATGTCCAGGTCGATTTTTTTCCCATTGCGGCAGAAAATGCCTTCCGGATCGAAGGTACCGCCCGGATCGTCGACCAGACCGGCGTCGAAATGGAAGCCTTGACCGCCGTTTCCGTGGCCGCCCTGACCCTTTACGATATGTGCAAGGCCATCGACAAGGCCATGACCATCACCGACATCTGCCTGTTGAAAAAGAGCGGCGGGAAAAGCGGTACCTTTATCCGCCACCCGTCTTCGCCATGA
- a CDS encoding molybdenum cofactor biosynthesis protein MoaE — protein MNADTLISKIKAHPDYAQVGMILCHNGVVRGTSRDGRPVSGLRVAVDIERLAQVLAEHRGLPGIVDIQVEIAGDRDLTVGDDVMMLVVAGDVRENVIDVLTRTLNAIKTTVTAKTEFFV, from the coding sequence ATGAATGCAGATACTCTGATTTCGAAAATTAAGGCCCATCCGGATTACGCCCAGGTGGGAATGATCTTGTGCCACAATGGGGTGGTCCGGGGAACGTCCCGCGATGGACGCCCGGTTTCCGGCCTGCGTGTGGCCGTGGATATCGAACGGTTGGCCCAGGTGCTCGCCGAGCATCGCGGCCTGCCGGGAATCGTGGACATCCAGGTTGAGATTGCCGGCGACCGGGACCTTACGGTCGGCGATGACGTGATGATGCTGGTGGTGGCCGGAGACGTCCGCGAAAATGTCATTGATGTCCTGACCCGCACGCTGAACGCCATTAAAACGACGGTAACCGCCAAAACCGAGTTTTTCGTCTGA
- a CDS encoding molybdenum cofactor guanylyltransferase — translation MAWPCTGVILAGGESKRFAGKNKAFIRIGGQRNIDRLMAVYSSLFDQIVLVTNDPAAYMDVDALIVTDHYSQRSSLNGIYAGLFAARHEYAFFAACDAPFVKPGMIACVLDHIDSKADLIIPSTDAGYEPMFAVYRKTCLPAMAWQLERDLLKIKGLFRKVRIKPVAESELRAIDPELVSFFNMNTPEDLVRAESLYRDNH, via the coding sequence ATGGCATGGCCATGCACCGGCGTCATTCTTGCCGGCGGAGAGAGCAAGCGTTTCGCCGGCAAGAACAAGGCCTTTATCCGTATCGGCGGACAGCGTAATATTGACCGCCTGATGGCGGTCTATTCCAGCCTGTTCGACCAGATCGTGCTGGTGACCAATGATCCCGCCGCCTACATGGATGTGGATGCCCTGATCGTCACGGACCATTATTCACAGCGCAGTTCACTCAACGGCATTTACGCCGGCCTTTTTGCCGCCAGGCATGAATACGCCTTTTTTGCCGCCTGTGATGCGCCTTTTGTCAAACCCGGAATGATTGCCTGTGTTCTCGATCACATCGATTCCAAGGCGGATCTGATCATCCCGTCAACCGATGCCGGCTATGAACCCATGTTTGCCGTATACCGAAAAACCTGCCTGCCGGCCATGGCCTGGCAACTGGAGCGGGACCTGCTGAAAATCAAGGGTCTTTTCCGTAAAGTGCGCATCAAACCGGTCGCCGAAAGCGAGTTGCGCGCCATCGATCCGGAACTCGTCTCTTTTTTCAACATGAACACCCCGGAGGACCTGGTCCGGGCCGAATCCCTCTACCGGGACAACCATTGA
- a CDS encoding molybdenum cofactor biosynthesis protein B, whose amino-acid sequence MGVHEHRKSAPASVGVGILSVSSTRSLADDESGLWIARQAEKEGHVVRFHQVVTDDVSAIRESTLKAIREHELQALLITGGTGITPKDVTIDAIKPLFVKEMTAFGAIFAQLSYEEIDAAAILSRAAAGIVGQTVVFCMPGSKKACQLACKALIFPDLGHVVAHAR is encoded by the coding sequence ATGGGTGTACACGAACATCGAAAATCGGCACCGGCATCGGTCGGTGTGGGAATCCTCTCGGTCTCTTCTACCCGATCCCTGGCAGACGACGAAAGCGGTCTCTGGATCGCCAGGCAGGCAGAAAAAGAGGGGCATGTGGTCCGGTTTCACCAGGTGGTCACCGATGATGTCTCCGCCATCCGGGAGTCGACCCTGAAAGCCATCCGGGAGCACGAACTGCAGGCCCTGCTGATCACCGGCGGGACCGGCATCACCCCCAAAGATGTCACCATCGATGCCATCAAACCGCTTTTTGTCAAAGAGATGACCGCCTTTGGCGCCATTTTCGCCCAGCTCAGCTACGAGGAGATCGACGCCGCGGCGATTCTTTCCCGGGCCGCCGCCGGTATTGTCGGCCAAACCGTGGTCTTCTGCATGCCGGGCAGCAAAAAAGCCTGCCAGTTGGCCTGCAAGGCGCTGATTTTTCCGGACCTGGGCCATGTCGTCGCCCATGCCCGCTGA
- a CDS encoding nucleotide pyrophosphohydrolase produces the protein MIPTRANASESGDLTIRALQAKVDRWIRTYGVRYFSELTNLAVLMEEVGELARLMARTYGDQSFKNDAEHSALADEIADVLFVLVCIANQTGVDLEAALSTNLQKKTSRDHRRHRNNPKLTTS, from the coding sequence ATGATCCCGACCCGCGCCAACGCCTCCGAGTCCGGCGACCTGACCATCAGGGCGCTTCAGGCAAAGGTGGATCGATGGATCCGCACCTATGGGGTGCGGTACTTCTCGGAGTTGACCAATCTCGCCGTGCTGATGGAAGAGGTCGGTGAGCTGGCCCGGCTCATGGCCCGGACCTATGGCGATCAGAGCTTTAAAAACGATGCGGAACACAGCGCCCTGGCCGATGAAATTGCCGATGTGCTGTTCGTGCTGGTCTGTATTGCCAACCAAACCGGTGTGGACCTGGAAGCCGCCCTTTCAACGAACCTGCAAAAGAAAACCTCACGGGACCATCGACGTCACCGGAATAACCCGAAATTGACCACCAGCTGA
- a CDS encoding ExeA family protein: MYTDFYQLQRKPFQITTDPAFLWLGATHREALTTLKYGVLDQKGFLLLTGDVGTGKTTLINALLKSLHENVLAAMISDPSLSRLDFYRLICIAFGVPGEIHNKSDFLKHFSCFLYQAHAEKRTVLLIIDETQRLKHDLLEEIRMLSNIEKADAKLLNIFFVGQGEVNALLLRPENRALRKRITITYHLNPLTRLETCSYIAHRLKTAGAAGNILSSDAMACIYDFSNGFPRQINILCDLALLCGFEASRKTIDKAIVKKCRERISFPLKKQPAAVATQRKPASPRLSVASGASTNRFLPWAVGLATILVVGTAGLLVSVRIGGQQAPDSRAGRIDAPVENALPENQNRTKVTATLMAPSRSDPRPVPSSRLPEPKILPVETKSAGPSGLDRNPEASTSQKALVASPVLPAEPSATIEKPPESIDREPEPPFAPPEIDQPDDPDPLVNRRTPTAVRFPVPETPTEPSSPPEMTAPHEPDPSDVVDWLLHKKQDRTPSASTP; this comes from the coding sequence ATGTACACCGATTTTTATCAATTGCAGCGCAAACCGTTTCAGATCACCACCGATCCGGCGTTTCTCTGGCTTGGCGCAACGCACCGCGAAGCCCTGACCACACTGAAATACGGTGTGCTGGACCAGAAGGGGTTTCTACTTCTCACCGGTGATGTGGGCACCGGTAAAACCACCCTGATCAATGCCCTTTTAAAATCGTTGCACGAAAACGTGCTGGCGGCGATGATTTCGGACCCCAGTCTGAGCCGATTGGATTTTTACCGGTTGATCTGCATCGCCTTCGGCGTTCCCGGCGAGATCCACAACAAGAGCGACTTTCTCAAGCATTTCAGCTGTTTTCTCTACCAGGCGCACGCCGAAAAACGAACGGTGCTGTTGATTATCGACGAAACCCAGCGCTTGAAGCACGATCTGTTGGAAGAGATCCGTATGCTTTCCAATATCGAAAAGGCCGATGCCAAACTGCTCAACATTTTTTTTGTGGGCCAGGGCGAAGTCAATGCCCTGCTGTTGCGGCCGGAAAACCGCGCCCTGAGAAAACGAATCACCATTACCTACCACCTGAACCCGTTGACTCGATTGGAAACCTGCAGTTACATCGCCCATCGCCTGAAAACGGCCGGGGCGGCCGGCAACATTCTTTCGTCGGACGCCATGGCATGCATTTACGATTTTTCAAACGGCTTTCCGCGACAGATCAACATCCTCTGCGATCTGGCCCTGTTGTGCGGCTTTGAGGCATCCCGAAAGACTATTGACAAAGCCATCGTAAAAAAGTGCCGGGAACGGATCTCTTTTCCCCTAAAGAAACAGCCGGCGGCCGTGGCCACCCAACGCAAACCCGCATCACCCAGGTTGTCGGTGGCATCCGGAGCGAGTACGAACCGCTTTCTGCCATGGGCCGTGGGGTTGGCCACGATTCTGGTGGTGGGGACCGCAGGGCTGCTCGTATCCGTCCGTATCGGTGGGCAACAGGCCCCTGACTCCAGAGCTGGCCGGATTGACGCACCCGTCGAAAACGCGTTGCCGGAAAACCAGAACCGCACAAAAGTGACCGCCACCTTGATGGCGCCGTCCCGCTCCGATCCCCGCCCGGTTCCGTCCAGCCGCTTGCCCGAACCCAAAATCCTGCCCGTTGAAACCAAGTCGGCCGGTCCGTCCGGTTTGGACCGGAACCCTGAGGCGTCGACGTCGCAGAAGGCGCTTGTCGCGTCTCCGGTACTGCCGGCGGAACCGAGTGCCACTATCGAAAAACCGCCAGAGAGCATTGACCGTGAACCGGAACCCCCTTTTGCCCCACCTGAAATCGATCAACCGGATGACCCCGATCCCCTGGTAAACCGCCGGACACCGACGGCCGTGCGCTTCCCGGTTCCCGAAACGCCGACGGAACCATCCTCCCCGCCGGAAATGACTGCCCCCCACGAACCCGACCCATCCGATGTCGTCGATTGGTTGCTGCACAAAAAGCAAGACCGCACGCCTTCCGCATCAACCCCCTGA
- a CDS encoding TAXI family TRAP transporter solute-binding subunit → MLKRVTGLFVFFVFIVCQVEPLQAAEESGIFMGIITGGEKGTYYQFGLNVSALVNAYGIDMDVYNSNGSVENIYAVYKRPRTQLGIVQSDVLAFVSKVQTDETLKRIAKKIKMVFPLYNEEIHLLGVPAIAEFDDLAGKRVAIGTEGSGTYLTARLLFEVSGITPGQTLTIGLNQALEGLKSGSVDAMFYVAGYPVKLFAEGVTADDGLHLIPITNKSITEFYPQAQIPAATYSWQNDPVDTAAVKAVLVSFDFRNYHCTTVGRVGRVIYDNLEWLQANGHPKWRAVNLDYKLKGWEQYDCVRQQLAAIPTPPSPPKRDQSMNPVLNAIKEALQP, encoded by the coding sequence ATGCTAAAACGGGTCACCGGTCTGTTTGTCTTTTTTGTCTTCATCGTCTGCCAGGTCGAACCGCTTCAGGCCGCCGAAGAGAGCGGTATTTTTATGGGCATTATCACCGGTGGAGAAAAGGGCACCTACTATCAATTCGGGTTGAACGTCAGCGCATTGGTCAACGCCTATGGAATTGACATGGATGTCTACAACTCCAACGGCTCGGTGGAAAACATCTACGCGGTCTACAAGCGACCGCGTACCCAGTTGGGGATTGTGCAGTCCGATGTGCTGGCATTTGTTTCCAAGGTCCAGACCGACGAGACGCTCAAACGCATTGCCAAAAAAATAAAGATGGTCTTTCCGCTTTATAACGAAGAAATTCATCTGCTCGGGGTGCCGGCCATCGCCGAGTTTGACGATCTTGCCGGAAAACGGGTGGCCATTGGAACGGAAGGCAGCGGCACCTATCTCACCGCTCGCCTGCTCTTTGAAGTTTCCGGAATCACGCCGGGCCAAACGCTCACCATCGGTCTGAATCAGGCCCTGGAAGGGCTGAAATCGGGAAGCGTCGATGCCATGTTCTATGTGGCCGGCTATCCGGTGAAGCTTTTTGCGGAAGGGGTGACGGCCGACGACGGGCTCCACCTGATTCCAATTACCAACAAAAGCATTACCGAATTTTATCCCCAGGCACAGATTCCGGCGGCGACCTACAGTTGGCAGAACGACCCCGTCGATACGGCGGCAGTCAAAGCCGTACTGGTGTCCTTCGATTTTCGTAACTATCACTGCACCACAGTGGGCCGGGTGGGCCGGGTGATTTACGACAATCTGGAATGGTTGCAAGCCAACGGACATCCCAAATGGCGGGCCGTGAACCTGGACTACAAGCTCAAGGGATGGGAGCAGTACGATTGTGTCCGGCAGCAACTGGCCGCCATTCCAACACCTCCGTCACCCCCCAAGCGCGACCAGTCCATGAATCCGGTGCTGAATGCCATCAAAGAGGCACTTCAGCCGTGA
- a CDS encoding sigma-54 interaction domain-containing protein translates to MTKSKLVMSNNSDPFDSHSNDPIERDNRAAAKITDPDDAGEPAAVAEQMRCLQAMARERDAIIDSSSDGLFVCDNHATVIRINPASERIHKIKADAIVGRNMVDLIEQGFIDRSAALEAIQKRATVSLLQKKDHRKLISTGTPVFDDSGELIRVVVSERDITEIDTLQRCLEEEQAIKDQLQTQLAEMQQRLIQTQKIIARSPNVVKLLKQALKVSKADSSVLITGESGVGKGLVANLIHKNSHRAEKPLIRINCGAIPESLIESELFGYEKGAFTGARAGGKPGHLELADGGTLFLDEIAELPLSAQVKLLRFLEDGRVNRLGGTQARQVNARILAATHRDLKQMVGEGTFRHDLYYRLNVIPLVVPPVRERKECLLPLLRYYVDYFARKLGSPKRLSHAAVESLMAYPFPGNVRELMNICERAVVMSELEVIALEDLPRDVVSHAGDAGATPSVQWPPQMTLEQILQSVERALLLEATQKYRNQSQIAAALGISQPTVARRMKKYGLMASLTIRER, encoded by the coding sequence ATGACAAAAAGTAAACTGGTTATGTCCAACAATTCCGACCCGTTTGATTCCCATTCCAACGACCCGATAGAGCGAGACAACCGGGCCGCTGCCAAGATCACCGATCCGGACGATGCCGGCGAACCGGCGGCCGTGGCCGAACAGATGCGCTGTTTACAGGCGATGGCACGGGAAAGGGATGCCATTATCGACTCTTCCTCGGACGGCCTGTTTGTCTGCGACAACCATGCCACCGTGATTCGTATCAACCCGGCGTCGGAGCGGATTCACAAGATAAAGGCCGATGCCATTGTTGGCAGGAACATGGTTGATCTGATCGAACAGGGATTTATCGACCGCTCGGCCGCCCTGGAGGCGATCCAGAAACGGGCCACGGTCAGCCTGCTCCAGAAAAAGGATCACCGAAAACTGATTTCTACGGGAACACCGGTTTTCGATGATTCGGGCGAGTTGATCCGCGTCGTGGTCAGTGAACGGGACATCACCGAAATCGATACGCTGCAACGCTGCCTGGAGGAAGAGCAGGCCATCAAGGACCAGCTGCAGACCCAACTGGCGGAAATGCAGCAACGTCTCATCCAAACGCAGAAAATCATCGCCCGCAGTCCCAATGTGGTGAAACTGTTGAAACAGGCGCTCAAGGTCAGCAAGGCGGATTCATCGGTGTTGATTACCGGTGAGTCCGGCGTCGGCAAGGGACTGGTCGCCAACCTGATCCATAAAAACTCCCACCGGGCCGAAAAGCCGTTGATCCGCATCAACTGCGGGGCGATCCCCGAATCCCTGATCGAGTCCGAACTCTTCGGCTATGAAAAAGGCGCCTTTACCGGCGCGCGGGCCGGCGGCAAGCCCGGTCACCTGGAACTGGCCGATGGGGGCACCCTGTTTCTGGATGAAATTGCCGAACTGCCGCTGTCCGCCCAGGTCAAACTCCTGCGATTTCTGGAGGACGGCCGCGTGAACCGTCTGGGCGGCACCCAGGCCCGGCAGGTGAATGCCCGCATCCTGGCGGCTACCCACCGCGATCTGAAGCAGATGGTGGGCGAAGGCACCTTCCGGCACGATCTTTACTACCGGTTGAATGTCATTCCCCTCGTCGTCCCGCCGGTCCGCGAGCGCAAGGAGTGCCTGCTGCCCCTTTTGCGTTACTATGTGGATTACTTCGCCCGAAAACTGGGAAGCCCCAAACGGCTGAGCCATGCCGCCGTCGAGTCACTCATGGCCTACCCGTTCCCTGGCAATGTCCGCGAGTTGATGAACATCTGTGAACGGGCCGTGGTCATGTCGGAACTGGAGGTGATCGCTCTGGAAGACCTGCCCCGGGACGTGGTCTCTCATGCCGGAGACGCCGGCGCCACGCCATCGGTTCAATGGCCTCCCCAGATGACCCTCGAGCAGATTTTGCAAAGCGTTGAACGGGCGCTTTTGCTGGAGGCCACGCAAAAATATCGCAACCAGTCACAGATCGCCGCTGCCCTGGGCATCAGCCAGCCGACCGTGGCACGACGCATGAAAAAATATGGGCTGATGGCCTCCCTGACGATTCGTGAACGATAA